AAACATCTTGTAGATTGTGCATTTTCGCAAAATGAGTTCACGGTAGACGACGCCAGTGCATTTCAAACCTTCAAAGAAGGTCTCGCTTATCTAGAGCTTAATGAATATCGTAAGGATGAGCTCACACTGTATTGCGTGGCGGCAAAGCGGTTTCACAAGCCTGTTCAACCTAAGAGCTGGTTCTTTGATGCAAGTACAGCAGAGCATCAACCGGTAGAAGGGGAACTGGTGCTATTGTCCAATAGCTTCAATCGAGGGCTGTTTATTGTTTTAGAAGCAGGGGACAACGCAAGTTTGGTGTGCCCAGTGCAGCTGACGGGCTTCTTATTAACGGCTGAAAAGTCATTGGCTTACGGTGAAGCGATTAAAGTGATGCACGATCGAATGAGCGTTCCTAATCAAGCCGATTTATGCCTTCCTATGGCCCTTGTTGGGTAAAACTTTCCTTTATTTTCGTTCCTATTGTTTGCACTTATCGACCCATGAGGTCGATTTTTTTTGCGCCTCAATTACGTCTACAAAACATATCTCTACTTTTTCTAGGTTCGACTGTGTGATTTTGAGCCAATTTTTTCTTCCCATTTAACCTCCCGAATTAGGACGATAGCGGCCAAATAACCGCCAATTGTTCCCTGTTTTGCCCTATTGGTAAGTAAATTACACAGCAGATTTAAATCTGGTATATACCAAATTTAATGTAAATAAGTATTCACTTTGCTTGTGGGCCAATTAATCTGGATAAGAGATGACGTTGACAGTGACCTGAGCCATAACATTTGAAAGGGAATGACCGCTTAGAAGTTGAGCAGTTGTTTGCCACCTGAGTCAGTGGAGGAGAAAACCTTTGAAATACGAGGCATTGAAAAGAATATCAGGTATAATCAGCACCATTTTTAATTGCTAAAGAACGCTATGAACCAATATCTTGCTGTTACCTCAAATGGGTTAGAAAACCTTCTTGCTGAAGAACTGACGAATCTAGGGATCACAGACGCCAAACCCGTACAGGCAGGGGTGAAATTTTCTGCTTCAAATGAGCAGATTTATCGTTGCTGTTTGTGGAGCCGTCTAGCTTCTCGTTTCGTAAGAATCCTTTCTGAGTTTACCTGTCAGGATGATATGGATCTTTATCTGGCAACCGTCGCGATTAACTGGGTAAATCAGTTCCACAGCACGAAAAAGTTCATTGTCGATTTCAACGGAACCAACCGTGAAATAAGAAATAGCCAGTACGGTGCGATGAAAGTGAAAGACGCTGTGGTGGACTGTTTTGAAAAGAAAGGGTTGCCTCGCCCGAACATTAGTAAAGAAAGACCAGACGTGCGTTTGCACGTGCGACTACACAAAGACAAAGCAATTTTGGGTATTGACATGGTCGGTAGCGGATTACATCAACGCGGCTACCGTCCGGCTTCGGGAAAAGCGCCACTGCGTGAAACGCTGGCTGCCGCAATCATCCTTCGCTCTGGCTGGAACTCAACTCAACCACTCCTCGACCCAATGTGTGGTTCAGGCACTCTTCTGATAGAAGCGGCAATGATGGCTGCGAACATGGCTCCGGGTGTGAAGCGTGAGAAATGGGTGTTTGAGTGCTTAGAAGATTTTGAACCTGAAGTGTGGGCACAGATAAAATCAGAAGCGAGTGTCACCGCTCGACGTGGTGTCAAAAAAGTTGACGCAAAGTTTTATGGCTTTGATAACGATGAAAAAGTCCTTGGCATTGCACGTGAAAACGCGCGACGTGCAGGTGTGGCTGAGCTGATTGAATTTAAATTGGGTGATGCGGCAACACTGTCACGTCCGCAAGGTTTCGACCATGGCGTTATTGTATCTAACCCCCCATACGGTGAGCGTTTGGGTACAGAACCAGGCTTAATTGCACTTTACACCGCATTTGGTGGACAGCTTAAGTCTGAGTTTGGCGGTTGTACTGCCTCCATCTTCTCGAGTTCAGATGAGCTACTAAGCTGTCTGCGTATGCGTGCTGATAAGCAGTTTAAATTGAATAACGGTGCGTTACCTTGTCACCAAAAGAACTACACCATAGCGCAAAGAAGCGCCGAACAGATTGAAGGCGCCGATACACCTCTTTCCATTGCCCCTGATTTTGCCAATCGATTGAAGAAAAATATCGGCAAAGTGGGCAAGTGGGCAAAGAAAGAACAACTGGATTGCTATCGCATCTATGACGCTGATCTTCCTGAATACAATGTGGCAATTGATATCTATCTCGATCATATTGTGATTCAGGAGTATGCAGCGCCTAAAGACATTCCAGAGGAAAAAGCGAAACGTCGTCTGACGGATATTATTCGTGCCACCATACAGGTGACGGGCATTGAAGCGAACAAAGTCGTGCTTAAGGTGCGTGAAAAACAAAAAGGGCGCAATCAATACCAGAAAATGGCTCAAGTCGCACAGACGATGGAAGTCAACGAGTATGGCGTTAAGCTCATTGTTAATCTCTACGATTACCTCGATACGGGTTTGTTTCTTGATCACAAGATCACTCGTCGTCGTCTTGGTGAAATGGCACAGGGCAAGGATTTCTTGAATCTGTTTGCTTATACAGGTAGTGCGACGGTACACGCGGCTAAAGGTGGTGCTCGTTCTACGACGACCGTCGATATGTCCAAAACCTATCTGCAATGGGCAAAAGACAACATGGCGTTAAATGGTTGTGTAGGCAATCAACATAAGTTTGAGCAAGCCGACTGTCTGCAGTGGCTAGAGAACGCGCAGGGGCAGTATGATCTTATTTTCATCGACCCACCGACATTCTCCAATTCGAAACGGATGGAAGCTTCTTTCGATGTACAACGTGATCACATCAAACTGATGAAAAATCTAAAGCGTCTGCTCAGACTGGGAGGAACGATTGTCTTCTCCAATAATAAGCGCCACTTCAAAATGGACTTGGAATCGCTTCTAGAGCTAGGTTTGAACGCTCAAAATATTTCTTCACAGACGTTACCACTCGATTTTGAACGCAATAAGCAGATCCATAACTGCTGGTTGGTAACGCATCAGAACTAATGGTGAATGCATTGGTGATACTCTACAGCACACAAGGCTGCCATCTCTGTGAGATGGCCCTTGAACTCGCAAATCAAGCAGGAATAGGGGATAAACTCGAGGTTATCGACATAGCTTTCGACGATGGGTTGTTTTCTCGTTACGGTGTCACCATTCCTGTATTGCATTGCCAAGGGGCCGAAATAAACTGGCCTTTTGATCTCAAAGAATTAACTCAATGGTTGGAAGATAATGGCATTACTTACCATTCATAATGGTCAACTGGCATTTGGTGACCATCCTCTGCTCGATAAAGCGGATTTTGCCTTACAAGAAAATGAGAGAGTCTGTTTAGTTGGCCGTAATGGAGCAGGTAAATCGACCTTAATGAAGGTGCTTGCTGGTGAAATCCAAATGGACGACGGCAAGTTTCAGATCACGCAAGATGTGGTGGTATCGCGTCTAGAGCAAGATCCGCCAAGAAATGAATCGGGAACAGTTTATGATTATGTTGCTGGTGGGTTGGCAGAAATCGGCCAGCAGTTAAAGATCTACCATGATCTTTTGGATCTTGTTGCGGTTGACCCAAGTGAGAAAAATATAAACCAGCTTGCCAGAGTGCAAGAACAACTGGATCACGCTAATGCGTGGCGTTTTGATGATCGAGTGAGCCACGTTTTGGCGGCCCTTCAGCTTAACGCAGAGACTAAGCTGACCGATTTGTCCGGTGGTTGGCAGCGTAAAGCGGCTCTGGCCAAAGCATTGGTTTGCGATCCAGATGTTTTGCTGCTGGATGAACCGACTAACCATTTAGATGTCACGACGATCGAATGGTTAGAAACGTTTTTAAAAGATTTCCGTGGTTCTATCATCTTTATCTCTCACGACCGTGCCTTTATCAAGGCGATGGCGACACGTATCGTCGATCTTGACCGTGGCAAGCTCGCCTCTTTCCCGGGTGACTACGAAAACTACTTGGTAGAAAAAGAGGAGATGCTTCGGGTTGAAGAGATGCAGAATGCAGAATTCGACAAGAAACTCGCCCAAGAAGAAGTTTGGATTCGTCAAGGCATTAAGGCACGCAGAACCCGTAACGAAGGACGTGTTCGCGCATTAAAAAAACTGCGTGAAGAGCGCCAAAATCGCGTGGAAGTGCAAGGTAAAGCGAAGATCCAGATTGATGATGCATCGCGTTCGGGCAAGATCGTGTTTGAGGCGAAAAATATCCATTTTGCCTTTGATGGTAAGACAATCGTTGATGATTTTAGCTTCAATATCATGCGTGGTGATCGCATCGCATTGATTGGTCCAAATGGGTGCGGCAAAAGTACAGTGCTGAAATTGTTGCTTGGCCAATTGTCGCCAGATGCCGGGCAGCTTCATTGTGGTACTAAACTTGAAGTTGCTTACTTTGACCAGTACCGTGAGATTTTAGATCCAGAAAAAACCGTTATTGACAATCTGGCCGATGGTAAACAGGAAGTGACGGTTGGTGGGCGTGATAGACATGCATTGAGTTATTTGCAAGATTTTCTCTTTTCGCCCAAACGTGCCAGAACGCCGGTCAAAGCACTCTCTGGTGGTGAGAAAAACCGGCTCTTGCTTGCGCGTATTTTCCTTAAAGCCAATAACTTATTGATTCTTGACGAACCGACCAATGATTTAGATATTGAAACGTTGGAACTTTTGGAAGAATTACTTGCCAATTATCAGGGTACATTGCTTTTGGTTAGCCACGATCGACAATTTGTCGACAACACCGTAACCACAAGTTGGATCTTTGAAGGTGAAGGGCGGATTGAAGAGTTTGTTGGCGGTTATCACGACGCGCAGCAACAACGTTCTCAGGCGATCTTGGCAAGGGAAATTGAGACAAAACAATCTCCTAAAACGAAAGTGGTTGAGGATACTCCCAAAACAACGCCAGTAAAGAACACCTCGAAGAAGTTATCGTATAAGCTCCAAAGAGAGTTGGAGGCGCTACCTGCTCGTTTGGAACAGCTAGAAACCGACATTGAAGCCTTGCAAGAGCAGGTCAACTCTGCCGATTTCTTCTCGCAGCCTGTAGAGAAAACGCAACCAGTACTCGATAAGTTAACCGCTTTGGAGCAGGAATTAGAAATCGCTTTCGAGAGATGGGAAGAGCTCGAAGCAATGCAACAGGATAGTTAAAAACCAATGAATTGCAGTATGAAATTCAAAATGACGACCGTAGCACTGCTGGTGGGTAGTGCAATGCAGGCAAACGCCGCGCTATACAAAGTTGTGGAAGTTGACCCAGCCCAAAATGGCAGCACTTCTTCGTACAACGAAGCCTATGGTGTTGCCATTCAAGCTGGAAACGTCTATCAGGATAGCGGAAAAACGCTACCGTTTGATAAAGGCTGCTTTGACAATGCTGCCGCTTGTGGTGATGAGCAATTTAAACTGGCTTTGGAGACGAGAATATCTGTCGATGGGGTTAGCTATCGTGAAGAAGTGCCATTTGCCATGGATCCTGCCTTCAGTTACATCCAAGATTACGATGATTTCAGAACCTATTGTTTTCGCGAATTGCGTTACTCAACTTGCGATACTTGGGCTTCCGTTCACTGGGCTCCATGGTCAAAAGAGCTGAGTAAAGACTATACATCGAACGCGCTGGCCTTTGTTGAAGGAGCTTCCAATGCTTACGATAATAAATACAACAACGTTATCAATAGCTTGACTGAAGCTGGTTTGCCAGTAGGCAATCAGAGTGTGGTAAAAGCTGATCAAACGGCTTTAGAAACTCGCAATACTGTCGTTGCTCCTGTTGTACCAAATGGGGATTTCTATCAGTCTCGAGCCTGGAAAACAGATGGCTCTTACACTTCTGGCAGCATTGCCACATCTGCGACGAATGACTATGGTTCTCACCACACTTCCAAAGCAGCGATTTGGGATCAAAATGGCAACGTTAGCCAAATTGTTTGGCCTCAAGGTGGGGATAGAGATAGAAATCGTCTCGCACAAGGTAGTATGAGAGATTTTGCTCTTTTAAGAGACGAAAACGATAAACCTATCACTATCTATGGGGTGGGTTACAACACCTTTTCTGATGACAACTATCTCAATGCCAGTGTCTTTGTCGGAACTATCGATGATAGCGCTTTTGATAAAACGACTTGGGAAACGAAAGTGGTTAGTGGCGCACAGATGAAAATTGGTAGCGACATTATCCATAGCAACTCTGTTGTGACCAACGTCAATGATAAATTTGTCGCTGTCGGCGAAGCCAAGCGTTCTGGTTCAAAACCCTCAGAAGGTGCGGCGGCTAATCGATTGTTTTTAATCGAAGATGTCACAGCAGACTCTATTTCGGCGACCTTTTTAACTTCGTTAGATAATCTATTCTTCTCGGGGGCTGGTGGCAAAATGGGCGGGATCAATAATTACAACGAGATTGTTGGTCAAGTTGATGCTGAAGATACCCGTGAAATTGATGGTAAAGAGCGGAGAAAGCGCGGTTTTATCTTTCCATATGGTGGAGCAGGAGCGAATCAAGAGCGGCGTGCTATCTTTAACGACAAAGCTTGGTTTTTGGATGATCTCACCAATGGCAGTAATGCGCCGACAAGCAATAACCAATATAGAATAGTGGATGCTTCCGATATCAATGATGCGGGCGTGATTTCTGCTACTGCGATTAAGTGTGATGGAGGTTATGATTCTACGTCACATAATGCTTACTGTGGTGGTGGCAGCAAAGATGAAACGATTGTGGCTGTCAAATTAGTTCCAATTGCAGGTGCGACTTCAGCAGACATCGAAGCGAGACCTGTCGATAAAGCGGCGGCAGAACGTAAAGGAGCAGGCCTTGGTTGGCTTTCTTTGACACTGTTAGTGTTTTTTGGTTTCCGCAGAAAATAGACTGATTTTTTAAACTAAGCACAGGCTCACATTTTTGACTCTGTGCTTTTTTTATACCTTGAGAAATGCTCGCAAGTGATCGATTCTTAATTGTGGAGTCACAAAAACTCCATCAAACTTTCATAGTAGTACGTTAGTTATAATGGACCGTATGAGGTAAAAAATTATGAAGAGACAAAAGCGTGATCGCCTAGATCGAGCACAATCCCAAGGCTACAAGGCTGGCTTAAATGGTAGGTCTCAGGAGGAGTGTCCTTATCAGCAGATGGATGCTCGCTCGTATTGGTTAGGTGGTTGGCGTGACGCCAGAAATGACAAGCACTCTGGTCTCTATAAATGATGTCCACATACAACTAGAAGGATTTGTAAGAAAGGCTCACTTCTTAGTGAGCCTTTTCTTTTGCCGTTAGTAAATATCAATTTGGTGCACTATAACTAAATGGTTTGGTGAAAAAATAAGCAGCCCAAACCGGGCCGCTACAAAATCAGTGAAACTAAAATGCAGACGTATCTTGGAACAAGCCGACTTTCAGATCTTTTGCGACATAAATTTCTTTGCCATCAACAAGAACACGGCCATCAGCTAAACCCATGACCAATTTGCGGTTTACGACACGCTTCATATGAATTTCGTAAGTGACCTTTTTCGCTGTTGGTAAGATTTGCCCGGTAAACTTCACTTCACCGACACCCAATGCACGGCCTTTACCTTGGCCACCAACCCAACCAAGAAAGAAACCAACAAGTTGCCACATGGCGTCCAAACCTAAGCAGCCTGGCATTACAGGGTCACCAGGAAAGTGGCAATCAAAGAACCATAAATCCGGTTTGATGTCCAACTCAGCTAAGATAAGACCTTTGCCAAAATCGCCTTCTGTCTCTGACATTTTGGTCACACGGTCCATCATAAGCATATTTGGTGCAGGGAGCTGCGGATAACCAGGACCAAAAAGCTCGCCCTGACTAGATGCCAATAGATCTTCTCGGGTATATGATTCACGTTTGTTTTGCATTGTCTGTATACTCCAATTTTTGACCAAGGCATCTTAGTGAACGCGTGTACGCTAAACAACTCCGATGAGTACTAGACAAACCAGTTTTTAATACGTTCTACAAAGCCTTGAGGATGGTCATGTTTAGCAAAATTCTCAATGCGCTCAGCAATCATACTTAGCACACTGTCTTCTTCGCCACGAAATGGTTTTCCCATAATCAGCGGAATCACTTCATCAATAGATGATACAGCCCAAATATGAAATTCTTTCGCTTTAATGCTCTCGACGACCTCTTTATGCAATGCAAGATGTTTTAAGTTCGTTTCTGGAAGAATAACGCCTTGTTCACCTGTAAACCCTTGATGTTTACAAACTTGGTAGAAGCCTTCAATTTTTTCATTCAATCCACCAACAGCTTGAACGCGACCAAACTGGTCTACCGCTCCTGTGACTGCGATTTGCTGGTCAATTGGCTGCTCGGAAAGTGCGCTTACCAAACAACAGAGTTCAGCGAGAGAGGCACTGTCACCATCAACTTCACTATAGGACTGTTCAAATACAATCGAAGCGGAGTAGGGTAATGGTTCATCAAGTCGCAGTGCACTACTTAAAAACGCCTGCATGATCATCATGCCTTTAGCGTGTAGATTGCCTCCAAGTTCCGCTTTACGTTCCACATCAGAAACATCACCATCGCCAAAATGTATCACGCATGAAATACGTGCCGGCTCGCCGTAAGAAACGGGGTGCCCTGCAACATCAATAACGGTTAACCCATTAATCTGTCCGATCTGTTCGCCCGTGGTTTCAATAATCACCTGTCCATCAAGAATATCATCAATAGCACGATGAGGAAGATAGGACTCTCTAAACTGCTTCTCTTCGATCGCTCGATCCATATTTGCCCCAGTTATGAGGTAGTTATCCGATTCAATGGCCGCAAGAGAAAGTATGTTGCGTAGCCAAAGTGGAGACAGAGGCAGGTAATGTTGATCTTCCGTCTCTCTCACACCGGCTGTAAGCAAACGTAAAAGTGCGTCCTGATCAAAAGAGGGTAACTCATATCTATTGCATAACCACTTTAAATAGCCGATGTAAGGAGTCAGGTTGTCATCATCAAGATGAAAATCCTCCTCCAATTCAGTGTACATTGAAAGAACAGAAAGCAGGTCTTCATCAAGATAGTCCAGTTCTGCTAGTTGATTTCTGTCGCCAGTGATCACCATTTTGCTTTGATAAACAACTGGTTCAACTTGTGGAGAAAACCATTCGGCTTTTAACGGTTTCGGTAACACTGGCTCACCAAGCATCGCTGCTTTGATTTTTGGCCAAAGCAGCGGATTAGCTAGAATCAAATTGGCGGAAACAATCAGAATGACGTTTTCTACTTGTGAGAGTTGGCCCGCTAGCATCTCTATTTGTCCGTTTTTATCGAGCCGATAAGTATCAAACAATTGATCTACCGCCAAGGATTCGGTCGATAACACGTTATGATTAGATATCGTTTCTTGCAGCGCTTCTTTGATAAGACCTCTGAATACAGAGTTGTCGCCACAGTTGACAAGTAAGAAGCGATGCATTCCAGAGGAAATCGTAAAGGCTTCAAGTGCCGAAGCGGCTCTGGGTTGCAGCTCTAAGTAGTCTGTCTGCTCAATGTTGTGGAGCTCGGAAAGGACATGGCGAAAATGGTCGAATTGAGGCGTTACGAATTGCCAGTTAACTTGGTTCATCTACATTCTTTATCAACGGGAATTGCAGCGGAGTATATCAGAATCATGAAATTCTGCAGGTAAATTGCCACGAGCATGCCTACGATAAAGAAAAAGGTTGATCTGACTCTACTTGGCATCTTCTCTAGCTTGAGAACTGACGCGGCTTGAGTTACGCTGTCACCATAAATGTGCTGGGATGGAATAGATGAAATATCAACAGTTAGAGAATTTAGAATGTGGCTGGAAGTGGCAATATCTTGTCAATAAATGGAAGGATGGAGAAGCGATTACCCGTCACATCGATTCAAGTGAAGCGGATGCCGCAGTTGCTGAGCTTCGAAGGTTGGAGCATCAACCTACGCAAGTAATCGAGTGGATTGAACGTCATATGGCTCTCGATCTAGATAAAAAGCTTAAGCAAGCCATTCGCGCCAAACGTAAACGACATTTTAACGCAGAGCAGATTCACACAAAGAAAAAGTCGATAGATCTCGATTATCGCGTGTGGGAGAAGCTTTCATTTCGAGCAAATGAGTTGGGATGCACTTTATCTGATGCGATTGAATATTTGCTGAGTGAAGCTTCGCGTAGCGAAAAAGCCAGTGCTGCGGTTACCAGCTTAAAAGAAGACTTAAGTAAACTGCTATCAGACTAAACCAAGGAGGGCGTTATGCTTTATGTTATCGTGATTGCAGCGGTGTTAATCTTTTGGTTAGTCGCCATCGACAGACCTGTATTGAAAATTAGCTTTAAGCAAGGGCATATCAATGCGGTTAAGGGAAATTTGCCACCATCATTCCGCCATAATTTGCAGGAGATTGGTGATAAAACGCCCTTTGATGGTGAGTTAAAAGTTTACAGCCAACGCACGGGGATGAAATTGGTTTTCAGCGAGCAAGTTCCGAAAAAAATTCAACAGCGCATTAGAAATGTTTTCCCACACCAGGGCTTTAAATCAAGTAAAGGGAAAAAGCACGCCTGAGAAACATCTCAGTTTCATCGTTATTTCGACTCACGCGAGAAGCGTAAACAATCATGTTCAAATCAAAGGAGTGACACGTTAATCTCGGACTTTTCTTCAAGAAGGAAAATGCATGAGATACAGTGTCACTTTTTTCATCACAATTTGCTTAGCTTTTCCATCTTCTGCTGACGATTCCGCAAGGAATCCTGTTGCG
This Vibrio navarrensis DNA region includes the following protein-coding sequences:
- a CDS encoding cell division protein ZapC, which codes for MLKPSDKWKWYFDKSSACLMLDLGDTYVFQTNLTKKHLVDCAFSQNEFTVDDASAFQTFKEGLAYLELNEYRKDELTLYCVAAKRFHKPVQPKSWFFDASTAEHQPVEGELVLLSNSFNRGLFIVLEAGDNASLVCPVQLTGFLLTAEKSLAYGEAIKVMHDRMSVPNQADLCLPMALVG
- the rlmKL gene encoding bifunctional 23S rRNA (guanine(2069)-N(7))-methyltransferase RlmK/23S rRNA (guanine(2445)-N(2))-methyltransferase RlmL, coding for MNQYLAVTSNGLENLLAEELTNLGITDAKPVQAGVKFSASNEQIYRCCLWSRLASRFVRILSEFTCQDDMDLYLATVAINWVNQFHSTKKFIVDFNGTNREIRNSQYGAMKVKDAVVDCFEKKGLPRPNISKERPDVRLHVRLHKDKAILGIDMVGSGLHQRGYRPASGKAPLRETLAAAIILRSGWNSTQPLLDPMCGSGTLLIEAAMMAANMAPGVKREKWVFECLEDFEPEVWAQIKSEASVTARRGVKKVDAKFYGFDNDEKVLGIARENARRAGVAELIEFKLGDAATLSRPQGFDHGVIVSNPPYGERLGTEPGLIALYTAFGGQLKSEFGGCTASIFSSSDELLSCLRMRADKQFKLNNGALPCHQKNYTIAQRSAEQIEGADTPLSIAPDFANRLKKNIGKVGKWAKKEQLDCYRIYDADLPEYNVAIDIYLDHIVIQEYAAPKDIPEEKAKRRLTDIIRATIQVTGIEANKVVLKVREKQKGRNQYQKMAQVAQTMEVNEYGVKLIVNLYDYLDTGLFLDHKITRRRLGEMAQGKDFLNLFAYTGSATVHAAKGGARSTTTVDMSKTYLQWAKDNMALNGCVGNQHKFEQADCLQWLENAQGQYDLIFIDPPTFSNSKRMEASFDVQRDHIKLMKNLKRLLRLGGTIVFSNNKRHFKMDLESLLELGLNAQNISSQTLPLDFERNKQIHNCWLVTHQN
- a CDS encoding glutaredoxin family protein translates to MVNALVILYSTQGCHLCEMALELANQAGIGDKLEVIDIAFDDGLFSRYGVTIPVLHCQGAEINWPFDLKELTQWLEDNGITYHS
- a CDS encoding ABC transporter ATP-binding protein — protein: MALLTIHNGQLAFGDHPLLDKADFALQENERVCLVGRNGAGKSTLMKVLAGEIQMDDGKFQITQDVVVSRLEQDPPRNESGTVYDYVAGGLAEIGQQLKIYHDLLDLVAVDPSEKNINQLARVQEQLDHANAWRFDDRVSHVLAALQLNAETKLTDLSGGWQRKAALAKALVCDPDVLLLDEPTNHLDVTTIEWLETFLKDFRGSIIFISHDRAFIKAMATRIVDLDRGKLASFPGDYENYLVEKEEMLRVEEMQNAEFDKKLAQEEVWIRQGIKARRTRNEGRVRALKKLREERQNRVEVQGKAKIQIDDASRSGKIVFEAKNIHFAFDGKTIVDDFSFNIMRGDRIALIGPNGCGKSTVLKLLLGQLSPDAGQLHCGTKLEVAYFDQYREILDPEKTVIDNLADGKQEVTVGGRDRHALSYLQDFLFSPKRARTPVKALSGGEKNRLLLARIFLKANNLLILDEPTNDLDIETLELLEELLANYQGTLLLVSHDRQFVDNTVTTSWIFEGEGRIEEFVGGYHDAQQQRSQAILAREIETKQSPKTKVVEDTPKTTPVKNTSKKLSYKLQRELEALPARLEQLETDIEALQEQVNSADFFSQPVEKTQPVLDKLTALEQELEIAFERWEELEAMQQDS
- a CDS encoding DUF3466 family protein; translated protein: MNCSMKFKMTTVALLVGSAMQANAALYKVVEVDPAQNGSTSSYNEAYGVAIQAGNVYQDSGKTLPFDKGCFDNAAACGDEQFKLALETRISVDGVSYREEVPFAMDPAFSYIQDYDDFRTYCFRELRYSTCDTWASVHWAPWSKELSKDYTSNALAFVEGASNAYDNKYNNVINSLTEAGLPVGNQSVVKADQTALETRNTVVAPVVPNGDFYQSRAWKTDGSYTSGSIATSATNDYGSHHTSKAAIWDQNGNVSQIVWPQGGDRDRNRLAQGSMRDFALLRDENDKPITIYGVGYNTFSDDNYLNASVFVGTIDDSAFDKTTWETKVVSGAQMKIGSDIIHSNSVVTNVNDKFVAVGEAKRSGSKPSEGAAANRLFLIEDVTADSISATFLTSLDNLFFSGAGGKMGGINNYNEIVGQVDAEDTREIDGKERRKRGFIFPYGGAGANQERRAIFNDKAWFLDDLTNGSNAPTSNNQYRIVDASDINDAGVISATAIKCDGGYDSTSHNAYCGGGSKDETIVAVKLVPIAGATSADIEARPVDKAAAERKGAGLGWLSLTLLVFFGFRRK
- the rmf gene encoding ribosome modulation factor — its product is MKRQKRDRLDRAQSQGYKAGLNGRSQEECPYQQMDARSYWLGGWRDARNDKHSGLYK
- the fabA gene encoding bifunctional 3-hydroxydecanoyl-ACP dehydratase/trans-2-decenoyl-ACP isomerase, whose protein sequence is MQNKRESYTREDLLASSQGELFGPGYPQLPAPNMLMMDRVTKMSETEGDFGKGLILAELDIKPDLWFFDCHFPGDPVMPGCLGLDAMWQLVGFFLGWVGGQGKGRALGVGEVKFTGQILPTAKKVTYEIHMKRVVNRKLVMGLADGRVLVDGKEIYVAKDLKVGLFQDTSAF
- a CDS encoding S16 family serine protease produces the protein MNQVNWQFVTPQFDHFRHVLSELHNIEQTDYLELQPRAASALEAFTISSGMHRFLLVNCGDNSVFRGLIKEALQETISNHNVLSTESLAVDQLFDTYRLDKNGQIEMLAGQLSQVENVILIVSANLILANPLLWPKIKAAMLGEPVLPKPLKAEWFSPQVEPVVYQSKMVITGDRNQLAELDYLDEDLLSVLSMYTELEEDFHLDDDNLTPYIGYLKWLCNRYELPSFDQDALLRLLTAGVRETEDQHYLPLSPLWLRNILSLAAIESDNYLITGANMDRAIEEKQFRESYLPHRAIDDILDGQVIIETTGEQIGQINGLTVIDVAGHPVSYGEPARISCVIHFGDGDVSDVERKAELGGNLHAKGMMIMQAFLSSALRLDEPLPYSASIVFEQSYSEVDGDSASLAELCCLVSALSEQPIDQQIAVTGAVDQFGRVQAVGGLNEKIEGFYQVCKHQGFTGEQGVILPETNLKHLALHKEVVESIKAKEFHIWAVSSIDEVIPLIMGKPFRGEEDSVLSMIAERIENFAKHDHPQGFVERIKNWFV
- the matP gene encoding macrodomain Ter protein MatP — encoded protein: MKYQQLENLECGWKWQYLVNKWKDGEAITRHIDSSEADAAVAELRRLEHQPTQVIEWIERHMALDLDKKLKQAIRAKRKRHFNAEQIHTKKKSIDLDYRVWEKLSFRANELGCTLSDAIEYLLSEASRSEKASAAVTSLKEDLSKLLSD
- a CDS encoding DUF3634 family protein, whose amino-acid sequence is MLYVIVIAAVLIFWLVAIDRPVLKISFKQGHINAVKGNLPPSFRHNLQEIGDKTPFDGELKVYSQRTGMKLVFSEQVPKKIQQRIRNVFPHQGFKSSKGKKHA